From a region of the Pyrococcus kukulkanii genome:
- the nurA gene encoding DNA double-strand break repair nuclease NurA, producing MLLTNGRVNRIADTLLEQLENTLSSINKGELLRSWKDLPSPIKSKVYAIDGSRSVSRLSGTVIYFLSSFAVGTGKQYRLVYANAMRYNYGVSDQIIRMQMETLENMLGYLAGKKLGREGIILMDGTLTGSVIRPPVYPKDIESMSILRSILEEEIFDELVAEFLGDLAEHYSKIEEELNSSGQSDSPLKADESVKKFEKEYLQKTIFGYLEGKVRVKVRMEDIKRKSIPVTVLEKAVEKGKPLEKLVEEIKRGEVEIYVSREDLLDALHVLLTYLEYLYSLDKLLSLNKVAYVAKSFYTRSLAERLGLEVVDTALLDIIMRNILGSEREGYLDLEPIRPKHEIPNYLLKHFKNIEDILSQGINVAYVRFERGDVIYMVQSNRKIEEILPEMLYHKAGGYLRPLQLAHHGVKISYKEAKANLAILINMLRAKDPNLKIFVKYGRAPLE from the coding sequence ATGCTCCTCACAAACGGCAGAGTTAATAGGATTGCCGATACCCTTCTTGAGCAACTGGAAAATACTCTGAGTTCAATAAACAAAGGTGAGTTGCTCAGATCTTGGAAAGACTTGCCATCCCCTATCAAGTCTAAAGTTTACGCCATAGATGGGAGTAGAAGCGTTTCAAGGCTAAGCGGGACTGTAATATACTTTCTCTCATCCTTTGCTGTTGGAACAGGAAAGCAGTACAGGCTTGTGTACGCCAATGCCATGAGGTACAACTATGGAGTTTCTGATCAGATAATAAGGATGCAGATGGAGACTCTCGAGAACATGCTCGGCTATCTGGCAGGTAAAAAGCTCGGGAGGGAAGGGATAATCCTCATGGACGGAACCCTTACTGGCTCTGTAATAAGACCTCCTGTGTATCCCAAAGATATAGAAAGCATGAGCATACTCAGATCGATACTTGAAGAGGAAATATTCGACGAATTGGTTGCAGAATTTTTGGGGGATTTAGCTGAGCACTATTCCAAGATCGAAGAGGAGTTAAACTCAAGTGGGCAGAGCGATTCCCCCCTTAAGGCTGATGAGTCTGTAAAGAAGTTTGAGAAGGAGTACCTCCAGAAGACGATATTTGGCTACCTAGAGGGAAAGGTCAGGGTAAAGGTTAGAATGGAGGACATCAAGAGGAAGAGCATTCCCGTTACAGTTCTAGAGAAAGCTGTTGAAAAAGGAAAGCCTTTAGAAAAGTTAGTTGAAGAGATAAAGAGGGGAGAAGTTGAAATATATGTGAGCAGAGAGGACTTGCTTGATGCCCTACACGTTCTCCTTACCTACCTTGAGTACTTGTATTCGCTTGACAAGTTGCTCAGTCTCAATAAGGTAGCCTATGTTGCCAAGAGCTTCTACACGAGGAGCTTAGCTGAGAGACTTGGGCTTGAGGTCGTTGATACTGCACTACTCGATATAATCATGAGAAATATCCTGGGAAGTGAAAGGGAGGGGTACCTTGATCTTGAGCCAATAAGGCCAAAGCATGAAATTCCCAATTACCTTCTCAAGCACTTCAAGAACATCGAGGATATCCTCTCCCAGGGAATAAACGTAGCCTACGTGAGGTTCGAGAGGGGGGATGTGATCTACATGGTTCAGTCGAACAGGAAGATCGAGGAAATCCTACCAGAGATGCTCTATCACAAGGCCGGAGGCTACTTAAGACCTCTACAACTTGCCCATCACGGTGTTAAGATCTCATACAAGGAGGCTAAAGCAAACCTTGCAATACTAATAAACATGCTGAGGGCCAAGGATCCTAATTTGAAGATATTCGTAAAGTACGGAAGGGCACCGCTTGAGTAG
- the rad50 gene encoding DNA double-strand break repair ATPase Rad50, translating into MKIERVKVQNFRSHRETEVIFKDGINLIIGQNGSGKSSLLDAILVGLYWPKASKKGLQKKDFTRVGTRGAKIEIFFEHDGIKYWLLRDMARNVAYLKRLENGEWKHVTEPTMESVANFMERLVPLEIFRNAIYVRQGEIEAILESDDARDRIVKKILNLDKVEMAYENLRGLIKYIKRRIQDREAFIERTKTIDSSINSLEKSLVEVLKEIKDVESKLPELKREARELEKKDKELDALKEEIVRSELNLEKLNSKRRGLEEKIKALEKKIEERNKRIKELEEVTKALGELEEKEKRFQKLKEFREIYIKEKSQGEKELERVESQIENIEGRLEDIAEKEEEAKRLREELRKLEQAKEEFEKVVKEYEEMKSKLLQLKRLKAKLKGIDPREIPAKIEKLEKERENIIEELSELKSRKGELFQRRRDREKAIEELKKARGKCPVCGRELTEEHKRELLQRYSLEVRKIGEELVSLSKREEELNREFERIERDLKELRGLKSIAEDLIVLEESLKEVSIDELEEKKKEYEEIRQRISSIKGKLSELEKELRLKEAFERKLERLKTIRDEVISRLGTLEEDLRSLGFSTLEELEGEIRELEKFHAEYIRAKKAEEDLKRELNLLRMDRKELDVAFEELAEVEEDIEGLERRIRDLKNKYSQGEHLKVKEELQRKKEIISAMNAKLEELKKREEETKRSLEELKKQRGEREKAEEEVRVLKNALKRAESLRDKIKMYKTIIKEEALRRIGEIASEIFAEFTEGKYSQVIVKAEENKVKLFVVYDGKEMPLTFLSGGEKIALGLAFRLAMSMYLIGKMSLLILDEPTPYLDEERRRKLVEIMERHLRKISQVIIVSHDEELRDAADYVIKLNLENGVSVLTIMG; encoded by the coding sequence ATGAAGATTGAGAGGGTTAAAGTTCAGAACTTCCGCTCACATAGGGAAACCGAAGTCATCTTCAAAGATGGGATAAACCTGATAATAGGCCAAAACGGTTCTGGAAAAAGTTCCCTTCTTGACGCAATTCTCGTGGGCTTGTACTGGCCAAAGGCCAGCAAGAAAGGCCTTCAAAAGAAGGACTTTACGAGGGTAGGGACGAGGGGGGCGAAGATAGAAATATTCTTCGAACACGATGGGATAAAGTACTGGTTGCTAAGGGACATGGCAAGGAACGTTGCCTACCTCAAGAGGCTTGAGAACGGGGAGTGGAAGCACGTGACAGAACCGACAATGGAAAGTGTTGCTAACTTCATGGAGAGATTAGTTCCCCTCGAGATATTCAGAAACGCGATTTACGTTAGGCAAGGGGAGATAGAAGCCATTCTTGAGAGCGATGATGCCAGAGACAGGATCGTCAAGAAGATTCTGAACTTGGACAAGGTGGAAATGGCATATGAAAACCTCAGAGGATTAATAAAGTACATCAAGAGGAGGATACAGGATAGGGAGGCATTCATAGAGAGAACTAAAACGATAGATTCTTCAATTAATTCACTCGAGAAGAGCCTCGTTGAAGTTTTAAAGGAGATAAAGGATGTTGAATCCAAACTGCCGGAATTGAAGAGAGAAGCTCGTGAGCTTGAGAAGAAAGATAAGGAGTTGGATGCCCTAAAGGAAGAAATTGTGAGGAGTGAGCTGAACCTAGAAAAGCTCAATTCGAAGAGGAGGGGACTCGAGGAGAAGATAAAAGCATTGGAAAAGAAAATTGAGGAGAGAAACAAAAGAATCAAGGAGCTTGAAGAGGTGACGAAAGCGCTTGGAGAGCTCGAAGAGAAGGAGAAAAGATTCCAAAAACTCAAGGAGTTCAGGGAGATCTACATAAAGGAGAAGTCCCAGGGAGAGAAGGAGCTCGAAAGAGTTGAGAGCCAAATAGAAAACATTGAAGGCAGGTTGGAGGACATTGCCGAGAAAGAAGAGGAGGCTAAGAGACTAAGAGAAGAGCTAAGGAAACTTGAGCAGGCTAAAGAAGAGTTTGAAAAGGTTGTTAAGGAATATGAGGAAATGAAATCAAAGCTACTTCAACTGAAACGACTGAAAGCTAAGCTGAAAGGCATCGATCCAAGGGAGATACCAGCTAAAATAGAGAAGCTCGAAAAGGAGAGGGAAAATATCATTGAAGAACTCAGCGAGCTCAAGTCAAGAAAGGGAGAGCTCTTCCAGAGGAGAAGAGATAGGGAAAAGGCCATTGAAGAGCTCAAAAAAGCAAGGGGGAAGTGCCCAGTTTGTGGAAGGGAGCTTACGGAGGAGCATAAAAGGGAGCTACTCCAGCGGTACTCCCTCGAGGTCAGGAAGATCGGAGAAGAACTCGTAAGCCTTTCCAAAAGAGAAGAAGAGCTGAATAGGGAATTTGAGCGGATTGAGAGGGATCTAAAAGAGCTCAGGGGATTAAAGAGCATTGCTGAGGACTTGATAGTCCTTGAGGAGAGTCTCAAGGAAGTAAGCATTGATGAGCTCGAGGAAAAGAAGAAGGAGTATGAAGAGATCAGGCAGAGGATAAGTAGCATAAAGGGCAAGCTCTCAGAGCTCGAAAAGGAGCTCAGACTTAAAGAGGCCTTTGAAAGGAAGCTTGAGAGACTGAAAACTATTAGGGATGAGGTTATATCAAGACTAGGGACCTTGGAAGAGGATTTAAGATCCCTGGGGTTCTCCACCCTAGAAGAACTGGAAGGGGAGATTAGAGAACTTGAGAAATTCCATGCTGAGTACATTAGGGCAAAGAAAGCTGAGGAGGATCTTAAGAGAGAGTTAAACCTGCTGAGAATGGACAGAAAGGAACTCGATGTTGCGTTTGAGGAGCTTGCAGAAGTTGAGGAGGATATAGAGGGGCTTGAGAGAAGGATAAGAGACCTCAAGAACAAATACAGTCAAGGAGAGCACTTGAAAGTAAAGGAAGAGCTTCAAAGGAAAAAGGAGATCATTAGCGCCATGAATGCGAAGCTTGAGGAGCTGAAGAAGAGAGAGGAGGAGACAAAGAGATCACTTGAGGAGCTGAAGAAGCAGAGAGGAGAGAGAGAAAAGGCCGAAGAAGAAGTCAGGGTGTTAAAGAATGCTTTAAAGCGTGCAGAGTCCCTGAGGGATAAGATAAAGATGTACAAAACCATCATCAAGGAAGAAGCTCTGAGGAGGATAGGAGAAATAGCAAGTGAAATATTTGCTGAATTCACGGAAGGAAAGTACTCGCAGGTCATCGTTAAGGCCGAAGAAAATAAAGTGAAGCTTTTTGTTGTCTATGATGGAAAGGAGATGCCCCTAACGTTCCTCAGCGGGGGAGAGAAGATAGCTCTAGGTCTTGCCTTTAGGCTCGCGATGTCTATGTATCTAATCGGAAAGATGAGTCTCCTAATCCTTGACGAGCCAACCCCCTATCTTGATGAGGAAAGGAGGAGAAAGCTCGTGGAGATAATGGAAAGGCACCTGAGAAAGATATCCCAAGTTATAATAGTGTCACACGACGAAGAACTCAGAGATGCGGCTGATTACGTCATAAAGCTAAACTTGGAGAATGGCGTTTCCGTCCTTACCATCATGGGGTGA
- a CDS encoding DUF3216 domain-containing protein — protein sequence MELVKEVKSLCERLGEENLVEAIDKFMLLNQGLEKTRGEHFARAGIYGFLEGILTTLKIKHEDQEIEELLIRVKEAREKEEIFLRRARPPIAE from the coding sequence ATGGAGTTAGTTAAAGAAGTAAAATCCCTGTGCGAGAGGTTGGGAGAAGAGAATTTAGTGGAGGCGATAGATAAGTTCATGTTATTGAACCAAGGACTGGAAAAGACAAGGGGAGAACACTTCGCCAGGGCTGGAATTTACGGGTTTCTTGAGGGGATTCTTACAACATTAAAGATTAAGCATGAAGATCAGGAAATCGAGGAGCTACTTATAAGAGTTAAAGAGGCCAGGGAAAAGGAGGAGATTTTCCTTAGAAGAGCTAGACCTCCAATAGCTGAGTAG
- the rlmD gene encoding 23S rRNA (uracil(1939)-C(5))-methyltransferase RlmD encodes MPIVRKLNDDGFGIIKGILVPYSVPGDEIEIEEVKKIKKKRMATKWRLLRSSPLRVGARCEAFGRCGGCILQHIDYNYQVEFKEEKLRKILGFEVNVIPSPRIFGHRNRIDLAVTVEGIGFRERGKWWSVVNIEKCPVFGPTSKKAIKRLKEFIEEEKIETWKIREDKGFLRYMVLREGKFTGEVMVNLVTKEGKLPDPSPYFDFATSIYWSVNRTKSDISHGDVKEFWGEKFITEELDGVKYLIHPNSFFQTNSYQAVNLVKIVAKFANGEKILDMYSGVGTFGIYLARKGFKVKGFDSNEFAIEMARENAEINGVEAKFFVATDREVEVKGFDTVIVDPPRAGLHPKLIKRLDREGPETLIYVSCNPKTFNQNIKQLKNYRIEEIIGLDMFPHTPHVELVSKLSKV; translated from the coding sequence ATGCCGATAGTTAGGAAGCTCAATGATGATGGTTTTGGTATTATTAAAGGGATTTTAGTCCCCTATTCTGTCCCAGGGGATGAAATTGAAATAGAAGAGGTTAAAAAAATTAAGAAGAAGAGGATGGCGACGAAATGGAGGCTCTTAAGATCATCCCCCCTTCGAGTGGGAGCTAGGTGTGAGGCCTTTGGGAGATGTGGAGGTTGTATCCTTCAGCATATTGACTATAATTATCAGGTCGAATTCAAGGAGGAAAAGCTAAGGAAGATCCTCGGGTTCGAAGTTAACGTGATACCTTCCCCAAGGATATTTGGACACAGGAACAGAATAGACCTGGCAGTTACTGTTGAGGGGATAGGATTTAGGGAGAGAGGAAAGTGGTGGAGTGTAGTGAACATTGAGAAGTGTCCAGTGTTTGGCCCTACATCGAAAAAAGCGATCAAGAGACTGAAGGAGTTCATTGAAGAAGAGAAGATAGAGACTTGGAAAATCAGAGAGGACAAGGGGTTCTTGAGGTACATGGTTCTTAGGGAGGGAAAGTTTACGGGAGAAGTAATGGTCAACCTCGTCACCAAGGAAGGCAAACTGCCCGACCCTTCTCCCTATTTTGACTTCGCAACATCAATATACTGGAGCGTAAATAGGACAAAGAGTGATATATCCCATGGGGACGTTAAGGAGTTCTGGGGGGAGAAGTTTATTACGGAGGAGCTTGATGGAGTTAAGTATCTGATCCATCCTAACTCCTTCTTCCAGACGAATAGCTATCAGGCAGTTAACCTCGTCAAAATTGTGGCTAAGTTCGCTAATGGAGAAAAGATACTGGACATGTACTCTGGAGTTGGAACGTTTGGAATATACTTGGCAAGGAAGGGCTTTAAAGTCAAGGGATTCGACTCTAATGAGTTCGCTATAGAGATGGCGAGGGAGAATGCAGAGATTAACGGTGTTGAGGCAAAGTTCTTCGTCGCGACGGACAGGGAAGTTGAAGTTAAGGGCTTTGACACTGTCATAGTTGATCCTCCTAGGGCAGGCCTACATCCAAAACTGATAAAAAGGCTAGACAGGGAGGGCCCTGAGACGCTCATTTACGTCTCGTGCAACCCGAAAACATTCAATCAAAATATAAAACAATTAAAGAATTACAGAATTGAGGAAATAATTGGGCTTGACATGTTTCCGCACACACCTCACGTGGAGCTCGTTTCGAAGCTTTCAAAGGTCTAA
- a CDS encoding hotdog domain-containing protein yields the protein MEQRTHKLTSKRLVGKPVKLEEGYAEVELVTIDEMKVDEKGLVHGGFTFGLADYAAMLAVNEPTVVLGKAEVRFTKPVKVGDKLLAKAKVVEDHGRKKIVEVKVYRGDEIVLEGRFYCYVLEKHVLDL from the coding sequence ATGGAGCAGAGAACTCACAAACTCACGTCGAAGAGGCTAGTTGGGAAGCCTGTAAAGCTTGAGGAAGGCTACGCAGAGGTTGAGCTCGTGACGATAGATGAGATGAAGGTCGATGAGAAGGGCCTCGTGCATGGAGGCTTTACCTTCGGCCTAGCTGACTACGCTGCGATGTTGGCTGTAAATGAGCCTACGGTAGTCCTGGGGAAAGCGGAGGTCAGGTTCACGAAGCCGGTTAAGGTTGGTGATAAACTTCTCGCAAAGGCAAAAGTTGTTGAGGATCATGGAAGGAAGAAGATCGTCGAGGTGAAAGTTTACAGGGGAGACGAGATTGTGTTAGAAGGTAGATTTTATTGCTACGTCTTGGAGAAGCACGTGTTAGACCTTTGA
- a CDS encoding DUF2240 family protein: MGLGKYRPLLEAVKLKGDEVFQSKSELVGILTFKLGIMGVSEAKQLISEAIEEGVVEETSEGLIVHTDLIEEEEGKRDVFGEMVEYIAKQLGVTELEVLEEVKKLRERYGNLDNKILAYIYGLEKGIDMDRFKDELEG, from the coding sequence ATGGGGTTGGGCAAGTACAGGCCACTTTTGGAGGCCGTGAAGCTTAAGGGCGATGAAGTATTCCAAAGCAAGAGTGAGCTAGTTGGCATCTTGACGTTTAAACTTGGCATTATGGGGGTTAGTGAAGCTAAGCAACTTATAAGCGAGGCCATAGAAGAGGGAGTTGTAGAGGAGACCTCAGAAGGGCTTATCGTTCACACCGACTTAATTGAGGAGGAAGAAGGGAAGAGGGATGTTTTTGGAGAGATGGTGGAATATATAGCCAAACAGCTAGGAGTCACCGAGCTTGAGGTTCTCGAGGAAGTGAAAAAGTTGAGAGAGAGGTATGGGAATCTTGACAATAAGATTCTGGCTTACATCTATGGCCTAGAAAAGGGGATTGATATGGACAGGTTTAAAGACGAGCTGGAGGGTTGA
- a CDS encoding class I SAM-dependent methyltransferase: protein MPKIQPFEKHRDKYESWFERNRLAYLSELNAVKEVLPEGECIEVGVGTGRFAAPLGIKVGVEPSRKMAEVAEKRGIKIIPGVAEDLPFEDSSLDCILMVTTICFVDDPEKAIEEAYRVLKPGGYLIIGFVDRESPIGKEYEEKKNKSLFYREARFFSTQELIELLKKQGFVIDRIVQTLFHKLDEIGEVEPIKEGYGEGSFVVIRARKVS, encoded by the coding sequence ATGCCAAAGATTCAGCCATTTGAGAAACACAGGGACAAGTACGAGAGCTGGTTCGAGAGGAATAGGTTAGCATATTTGAGCGAGCTCAATGCCGTAAAAGAGGTTCTTCCTGAAGGGGAATGCATTGAAGTTGGGGTGGGAACGGGAAGGTTTGCCGCTCCCCTGGGGATAAAGGTGGGTGTTGAACCCTCTAGGAAAATGGCAGAGGTAGCGGAGAAGAGGGGAATAAAAATAATCCCTGGGGTTGCTGAAGATTTGCCGTTTGAAGATTCCTCCCTCGACTGCATTCTCATGGTCACAACGATATGCTTCGTCGATGATCCTGAAAAGGCGATAGAAGAAGCTTATAGGGTTCTGAAACCTGGAGGCTACCTTATCATAGGGTTCGTGGACAGGGAAAGTCCAATAGGCAAGGAATACGAGGAGAAGAAGAATAAAAGTTTATTCTATAGGGAAGCTAGGTTCTTTTCAACCCAGGAACTAATTGAGCTATTGAAGAAACAGGGATTCGTCATTGACAGGATTGTTCAGACTTTATTCCACAAGTTGGATGAGATAGGGGAGGTGGAGCCGATAAAAGAGGGGTATGGAGAGGGTAGCTTCGTTGTTATAAGGGCCAGAAAGGTGAGTTGA